A stretch of Aspergillus nidulans FGSC A4 chromosome VI DNA encodes these proteins:
- a CDS encoding uncharacterized protein (transcript_id=CADANIAT00010400) has product MVSFDQVKQTNSSLKSYGAGLVGVFVGGTSGIGEATARSFVRNATAPQVYLIGRNESQASKIIQELNALNPESKNTFLKCDVSLLKKVDEVCKEIQEKEEKVNVLVLTTGMMTYKGRDETNEGLDKKLSLHYYTRMRFIANLLPQLNAAANSPPSTSTGAAEEFNPHGLASVVSVLEAGGEGQLIKDDLSLKSNYSLANARTHAITMTSLSVTELAQSNPSISFTHSFPGVVKTGVIRELGLLGRTIARAGWALARPWMVPIEESGERHLFAAVDQRGEAGQPHLVGSDSEPRGNWNLLEEFKAKKVGEDVWRHTLNVFEEVCG; this is encoded by the exons ATGGTTTCCTTCGACCAAGTAAAACAAACCAACTCAAGTCTAAAGTCCTATGGGGCCGGGCTTGTGGGTGTATTTG TCGGCGGCACAAGCGGCATCGGCGAAGCCACAGCCCGCTCCTTCGTACGCAATGCCACCGCTCCACAGGTATATCTGATCGGACGGAATGAGTCTCAGGCATCAAAAATAatccaggagctgaatgCTCTCAACCCAGAGAGTAAAAATACCTTTCTAAAATGCGACGTTTCGCTCCTCAAGAAAGTCGATGAAGTCTGCAAAGAAATCCaagaaaaggaggagaaggtgaacGTGCTTGTTCTGACCACGGGAATGATGACGTACAAAGGGCGCGATG AAACAAACGAAGGGCTTGATAAAAAGTTGTCATTGCATTATTACACCCGGATGAGGTTCATTGCAAACCTCCTACCACAACTTAATGCCGCTGCGAACTCTCCCCCATCCACCTCTactggagctgcagaggaATTCAACCCACACGGCCTTGCATCTGTGGTATCCGTCCTCGAAGCGGGCGGCGAGGGCCAGTTGATCAAAGACGATCTGTCCTTAAAATCGAACTATAGCCTTGCCAACGCTCGCACTCACGCCATTACAATGACCTCACTGTCCGTGACCGAGCTAGCTCAATCCAATccgtccatctccttcacccACTCGTTTCCTGGTGTCGTCAAGACGGGCGTGATTCGGGAACTGGGTCTTCTTGGGCGGACGATAGCCCGGGCCGGCTGGGCCCTTGCACGGCCGTGGATGGTGCCGATCGAGGAGAGTGGTGAGAGGCATTTATTTGCTGCGGTGGACCAGAGAGGCGAAGCCGGGCAACCCCACTTGGTGGGCTCTGATAGCGAGCCGAGGGGGAATTGGAACTTATTAGAGGAGttcaaggcaaagaaggTCGGCGAGGACGTGTGGAGGCATACTTTGAATGTCTTTGAAGAGGTTTGCGGTTAA
- a CDS encoding protein rrpC (transcript_id=CADANIAT00010398), protein MEVFVHNLPGNFTKDSLKHQLEPFMRSLAITDYDCEKPRKKRFGHILFLNQSDGKRFLAHHGEERRAGRRRPLSKLNLLGSQVLCKPSHRKPDEFDLRALENEVQERTNPSRIIEEEGGSVSFILSTASCGYTVFVDNEFSYVPEVELQQYDSIIFRKRNITVHLGNTPRIKIPLNTIYELVWSKHGSLLLTLVTVPLFFQCDGHSRIRLTSPGGPQAAVVGQCLVYQFQVVSSSSNLRARMGKVAEYDLSVINYEFKTVHNFDSWQSQLTLLRDRLGEYTRAGTLPFGILFQLQALVYNGYLPPNIVLRLTRKLASITKTRKVQGRRPISVNSMKRLFNLIDWPSPFGDPEEFSIKRLLEVITGNDKDLGEGASEAEALFQPAPHLAHIHRVVVTPSRITLHGPETEPLNRILRRFPNHHEYFIRVQFCDENGEDIYFNPRINNSLIFARFKNVFANGFQIAGRTYTFLGFSHSSLRSRSAWFSAPFIDDDGSLQSYFTIIKAIGRFSEITSPARCAARIGQAFSETPFAVNLKENGIRVLRIPDVQVGGRVFSDGVGTISAKAVDIIHGVLPPRNGAPTCFQIRLGGAKGMLSLDPRLRGSKICIRPSMTKFQTDDQVNVEICGSGSKPIPLFLNRQVIKILEDMGVDREWFMTLQELRIEQLRKATATTKNTATFVKGQSVADCVKLYRLFLLFHNLKLDYKKIPFLRAVVEAMVLRELRLLKHKARIPVHKGITLYGVMDETGFLNENEVFVTYQAMDRLAAPPQNCRLLVTRSPALHNGDIQYPYNVVPPKGHPLQQQRNCIVFSQKGTRDLPSQLSGGDLDGDLYNIIWDPAAAPKRVFTPANYPRNPPLDIKRVVEREDMANFFVEFMQSDRLGVIATKHMILADQMELGTSHSDCKKLAQLHSTAVDFSKTGIPVRLKEMPFVNRSRPDFLAPGPLAKIHDRQNIQLEARYVHPYPDDDIDFSPVHKYYRSEKILGKLYRAINEHEIWTKDIHTTVNSNPTAVWKRIIDSLTGRCIALGAPVNWKAHVETARQLRSLYYILPTYEDSMSNAMANFSKHPIYPLTELEVFIGQVLNNSGAQTNRQRERSIKLNDEFERIASFILSQMRPSGLITGYVVSACALLMEVEELEKSRRLYGENRRPLLDAFTSSRKEKNDYEPKGLDRATQKTTFEYGERWTAADVEAMLRQLELNTIV, encoded by the exons ATGGAAGTCTTCGTACACAATCTTCCCGGAAATTTTACCAAGGATTCGTTGAAACATCAGCTTGAGCCGTTCATGCGGTCTCTGGCCATCACTGACTACGACTGCGAAaaaccgaggaagaagcgtTTTGGCCATATCCTATTCCTGAATCAATCCGATGGCAAGAGATTTCTGGCTCATCATGGAGAAGAACGGCGAGCCGGGAGGCGGCGTCCCTTATCCAAGCTGAACTTACTCGGATCTCAGGTACTCTGCAAACCGAGCCACCGCAAACCGGACGAATTCGACCTTCGAGCCCTGGAAAACGAGGTGCAGGAGCGAACCAACCCTTCCCGCATaatcgaagaggaagggggCTCAGTTTCGTTTATATTGTCAACGGCTAGCTGTGGGTACACTGTGTTTGTGGACAATGAGTTCTCCTACGTGCCAGAGGTGGAACTCCAACAGTATGACTCTATCATCTTCAGGAAGCGAAATATTACTGTTCACTTGGGTAACACTCCTCGTATCAAGATTCCCCTGAATACAATCTATGAGCTGGTCTGGTCCAAACACGGTTCGTTGCTGCTTACCTTGGTCACAGTCCCGTTATTTTTCCAATGCGACGGCCATTCGCGTATTCGTCTCACGTCGCCGGGTGGGCCTCAGGCCGCAGTTGTCGGGCAATGCCTTGTGTACCAGTTTCAAGtcgtctcatcttcatcgaatTTAAGAGCACGAATGGGCAAGGTGGCAGAGTACGACTTGAGTGTTATAAACTACGAGTTCAAAACAGTGCATAATTTTGACAGCTGGCAGTCGCAGCTCACTTTGTTGAGAGACCGTTTGGGAGAGTATACTAGGGCTGGGACGTTGCCTTTCGGAATCTTATTCCAACTACAAGCACTGGTCTACAACGGGTACCTTCCTCCGAATATCGTTCTACGTCTGACCAGAAAATTGGCGAGTATCACCAAAACAAGAAAGGTGCAAGGGAGGAGACCAATATCGGTAAATTCTATGAAAAGACTATTCAACTTGATTGACTGGCCATCCCCCTTTGGAGACCCAGAAGAGTTCAGCATTAAAAGATTGCTAGAGGTGATCACGGGAAACGACAAGGACCTCGGCGAAGGGGCTAGCGAAGCAGAGGCTCTCTTTCAGCCCGCTCCGCACCTTGCACATATTCATCGAGTTGTTGTGACCCCTTCCCGCATAACCTTGCATGGCCCAGAGACGGAGCCTCTGAATCGAATCCTTCGACGCTTTCCGAACCATCACGAGTACTTTATCCGCGTGCAGTTCTGCGATGAGAACGGGGAGGATATCTACTTCAATCCTCGAATTAACAACAGTTTAATCTTTGCGAGGTTTAAGAACGTGTTCGCAAATGGCTTTCAGATTGCTGGCCGCACTTACACTTTCCTGGGGTTCTCTCATTCATCGCTGAGGTCTCGCTCAGCCTGG TTCTCTGCGCCTTTCATCGACGACGACGGGAGCCTCCAGAGTTATTTCACAATTATTAAGGCCATTGGAAGGTTCTCGGAGATAACTTCCCCTGCTCGTTGCGCAGCCAGAATTGGACAGGCCTTCTCGGAAACCCCATTTGCCGTGAATCTGAAGGAAAACGGGATCCGTGTATTGCGAATACCAGACGTACAAGTCGGTGGACGGGTCTTCAGCGACGGTGTTGGGACAATCTCTGCAAAAGCCGTTGATATAATCCACGGCGTCTTGCCGCCCCGAAACGGAGCGCCAACATGTTTTCAGATTCGTCTAGGGGGTGCAAAGGGCATGCTATCCTTAGACCCGCGTCTTCGAGGCTCCAAGATCTGTATTAGGCCTTCCATGACCAAGTTCCAGACAGACGACCAGGTAAACGTGGAAATTTGTGGCTCAGGATCAAAACCTATCCCTCTGTTCTTGAATAGACAAGTGATCAAGATCCTGGAGGATATGGGCGTTGATAGAGAGTGGTTTATGACGCTACAGGAGCTGCGCATAGAACAGCTGCGAAAGGCCACTGCAACCACCAAGAACACAGCAACCTTTGTTAAAGGCCAGAGTGTCGCCGACTGCGTCAAGCTATATCGATTATTTCTGTTGTTTCATAACCTAAAGCTGGACTACAAGAAAATCCCTTTTCTCCGAGCGGTCGTTGAAGCCATGGTCCTTCGGGAACTCCGCCTTCTGAAACATAAAGCACGAATCCCAGTGCACAAGGGTATTACGCTGTATGGTGTCATGGATGAGACTGGATTCCTAAACGAAAACGAGGTCTTTGTGACCTATCAAGCCATGGACAGGCTTGCAGCTCCTCCCCAAAACTGCCGTCTGCTTGTCACCCGGTCTCCGGCTTTACACAACGGGGATATCCAATACCCCTACAATGTCGTTCCGCCTAAGGGTCACCCACTTCAGCAACAGCGGAATTGTATCGTCTTCAGCCAAAAAGGTACTCGAGATCTTCCCAGTCAGCTCAGCGGGGGAGATCTGGATGGGGACTTGTACAACATCATTTGGGACCCAGCAGCCGCTCCGAAACGCGTCTTTACCCCGGCCAACTACCCCCGTAACCCGCCTCTGGATATCAAGCGTGTGGTAGAGAGAGAGGACATGGCCAACTTCTTTGTCGAGTTTATGCAATCCGATAGACTTGGTGTTATTGCGACCAAACACATGATCTTAGCCGACCAGATGGAACTCGGTACTTCACACTCCGACTGTAAgaagcttgcgcagctgcaCTCTACAGCAGTAGACTTCTCAAAGACTGGAATTCCTGTCAGGCTTAAGGAAATGCCGTTCGTTAATCGTAGTAGACCAGACTT CCTCGCCCCGGGACCCCTAGCCAAGATCCACGACAGGCAGAACATTCAACTTGAGGCCCGCTACGTTCACCCCTATCCAGATGACGATATTGACTTCAGCCCGGTGCACAAGTACTATCGATCTGAGAAGATACTGGGCAAGCTCTATCGCGCCATCAATGAGCATGAGATCTGGACGAAGGATATTCACACGACAGTCAATTCTAATCCGACCGCCGTGTGGAAGAGGATAATAGACTCATTGACCGGGCGGTGCATCGCCCTCGGAGCACCCGTAAACTGGAAAGCGCACGTCGAAACAGCTCGTCAACTTCGTTCACTGTACTACATCCTCCCAAC GTACGAAGATTCAATGTCCAATGCGATGGCTAACTTCTCCAAACACCCCATCTACCCCTTAACTGAGCTCGAAGTCTTCATCGGCCAGGTTCTCAATAACAGTGGCGCCCAAACCAACCGACAGCGCGAACGGTCTATCAAACTCAATGATGAATTCGAGAGAATAGCTTCCTTCATATTATCGCAAATGCGCCCTTCAGGCCTCATAACAGGTTAC GTTGTTTCGGCCTGTGCGCTGTTAATGGAAGtagaggaattggagaagagcagacGGCTTTACGGTGAAAATAGGCGCCCACTTCTGGACGCGTTCACATCCTccaggaaagagaaaaacgaTTACGAGCCAAAAGGCCTTGATCGGGCCACGCAAAAAACTACTTTTGAATACGGTGAAAGGTGGACTGCGGCTGATGTTGAGGCCATGTTGCGTCAGCTTGAACTCAACACTATCGTTTGA
- a CDS encoding SDR family NAD(P)-dependent oxidoreductase (transcript_id=CADANIAT00010394) — protein MSSSSLKVALVTASSAGLGAAIAKVLAANMRVIINYSSDAQRAELVQEEMSSIAGSESVLNDQGEKQPRFAAIRADLANRADIKKLVAETVSMMGRLDVVVSNGGWTRIRKFDDLDQNVDEEDWDRCYEINVKSHLYLLHEARVHLDAAQGSFVTVASVAGVKPSGSSIPYSVTKAAQIHMVKCLAHAVGPNIRVNSVSPGILLTDWGRQFPEEHLQAAKDGTLLKRFATVEDVAQAVKLLALNSSLTGHNLIIDSGFSI, from the exons atgtcctcttccagcctGAAAGTGGCTTTAGTCACCGCCTCGTCCGCCGGCTTGGGGGCGGCCATCGCGAAGGTCTTAGCAGCTAATATGCGAGTCATTATCAATTACTCGTCAGACGCCCAACGTGCTGAGCTGGTACAAGAAGAGATGAGCAGTATTGCTGGTAGCGAAAGTGTCCTTAACGATCAGGGGGAGAAACAGCCTCGCTTCGCTGCAATACGCGCAGACCTGGCAAACCGAGCGGACATCAAGAAGTTAGTTGCCGAGACAGTGAGCATGATGGGCAGGCTGGACGTTGTCGTTTCGAATGGCGGTTGGACTCGCATTAGGAAATTCGATGATTTGGACCAGAacgtggatgaggaagactggGACCGGTGCTATGAGATCAACGTCAAGAGCCATCTATATCTCCTGCACGAAGCTCGGGTACACCTTGATGCAGCGCAGGGATCGTTCGTGACCGTTGCCAGTGTTGCTGGAGTAAAACCAAGTGGTAGTTCAATA CCGTACTCTGTAACAAAAGCGGCCCAGATCCACATGGTTAAGTGTTTAGCACATGCAGTTGGGCCTAACATCAGAGTCAACTCTGTGTCGCCTGGTATCCTGCTGACA GATTGGGGTCGCCAGTTCCCAGAAGAACATCTACAGGCAGCCAAGGACGGAACACTCCTGAAACGATTTGCAACAGTAGAG GATGTTGCACAAGCTGTCAAGTTACTGGCACTGAACAGCTCGTTAACCGGACATAATCTGATCATCGACTCTGGATTTTCCATATGA
- a CDS encoding alpha/beta fold hydrolase (transcript_id=CADANIAT00010395) — protein MPNTKTVRVAHLGGIDAAYQMPYPYDSTKPTVVLVNSFTTSSELYRAQYNDKKLTESVNLLSIELLGHGQTRTARQHWAYWDTAEMNFQVLDALGIDKAFVLGTSQGGWITVMMALMRPEKILGIIPLGTSLDSESERTRLLGCWDGPKLLKPFIEQWSSREPTPDFTPDNDYCDVLINIGFNDCSTEVRDFWRSTIKQNYQGDDGRRRIRMAAINLAERNGLHLRLQDVQCPVLWLHGTADVVYTVANAKEEIGLLTNSPDAQLVLVEGGAHFLSCTNPDAVNKALLDFVNKHK, from the exons ATGCCTAACACAAAGACTGTTCGCGTTGCTCACTTGGGAGGCATCGATGCCGCTTATCAGATGCCATATCCCTATGACAGTACCAAGCCCACAGTGGTTCTTGTCAACTCTTTCACTACGTCTTCTGAGCTGTACAGAGCTCAATACAACGACAAGAAGCTGACAGAGAGTGTAAATCTACTCTCCATCGAGCTCCTGGGCCACGGCCAGACGCGGACAGCCCGCCAGCACTGGGCCTATTGGGACACAGCTGAGATGAACTTCCAAGTGCTTGACGCGCTTGGAATTGACAAGGCCTTCGTGCTCGGCACGAGCCAGGGTGGCTGGATCACTGTGATGATGGCGCTAATGCGGCCTGAGAAG ATTCTGGGAATCATCCCCCTCGGAACCTCGCTGGACTCTGAATCTGAGCGAACTCGGCTGCTAGGATGCTGGGACGGACCCAAACTCCTCAAGCCCTTCATTGAGCAGTGGTCGAGCAGGGAACCAACCCCGGACTTTACCCCAGACAATGACTACTGCGACGTGCTAATCAATATCGGCTTCAATGACTGCTCCACTGAAGTCCGTGATTTCTGGCGCTCCACGATCAAACAAAATTACCAGGGAGACGACGGCCGTCGCCGAATTCGCATGGCTGCTATCAATTTGGCTGAGCGCAATGGTCTTCACCTGCGACTCCAAGATGTCCAGTGCCCTGTGCTATGGCTCCAC GGAACGGCAGATGTTGTCTATACCGTGGCTAATGCGAAAGAGGAAATTGGCCTTCTCACCAATTCCCCCGATGCTCAGCTCGTCCTTGTGGAAGGAGGCGCGCATTTTCTTAGCTGCACAAATCCCGATGCAGTCAACAAGGCTCTACTAGACTTCGTGAACAAGCATAAGTGA
- a CDS encoding putative C2H2 finger domain protein (transcript_id=CADANIAT00010397), with protein MYECETCTAFFYDPYERDDHMDEYGHWPECEICPRTFRTQRACNQHMNNAGHWALRYECETCTKSFRSLNAAHQHMDSKGHWARRWPCETCKNTFYTEEAAEQHMQSLGHYRYYCKTCDRRFQNENNLQMHLNSQIHRGRNVQCPFCKVTYTTASGLGHHLETGACPRAPTLNRESIYRLVRERDPHGVITYKQIGWRNEENSTYSATVQAWNGFGYECYLCHRQFIKLSTLNQHLNSPAHKQKVYHCPNGRCAKSFATLAGLFNHLESESCGHMRFENVQKQVGEGLKGVTRSQHRPNSDPTETCQEAGDYRGIIPDFARFFIDTQTPNQTPNQTPNQEHELQHVHKTEIQSRYSSAFPGINVLLLNRAMGANDGVVRHPAPGGFVVKPGFACNSRSQDAFSSGYGSDKPI; from the exons ATGTACGAATGCGAGACCTGCACCGCGTTTTTTTACGACCCGTATGAGCGCGACGACCACATGGACGAGTATGGCCATTGGCCTGAATGTGAGATCTGCCCCCGCACTTTCCGCACCCAACGCGCCTGCAATCAACACATGAACAACGCAGGCCATTGGGCTCTACGCTACGAGTGCGAGACCTGCACCAAGTCCTTTCGCTCTCTGAACGCCGCTCATCAGCACATGGACTCCAAGGGCCACTGGGCACGCAGATGGCCCTGCGAGACATGCAAAAACACATTCTACACGGAGGAAGCAGCCGAGCAGCACATGCAATCGCTAGGCCATTACCGGTACTACTGCAAGACGTGCGACCGGCGGTTTCAGAACGAGAATAACCTGCAGATG CACCTCAATTCCCAGATTCATCGTGGCCGCAACGTCCAGTGTCCCTTCTGCAAGGTCACGTACACGACCGCGTCTGGCCTAGGCCACCACCTCGAGACCGGTGCATGCCCGCGGGCTCCAACTCTGAACCGTGAGAGTATCTACCGTCTAGTCCGTGAGCGAGATCCCCACGGCGTCATCACCTACAAGCAGATCGGATGGAGAAACGAAGAGAACTCCACCTACTCAGCTACTGTACAGGCCTGGAACGGCTTCGGCTACGAGTGTTATCTGTGCCATCGACAGTTTATTAAACTCTCCACACTCAATCAGCATTTGAACTCTCCCGCCCATAAGCAAAAGGTCTACCATTGCCCTAACGGTCGCTGTGCTAAGTCTTTTGCGACCCTGGCCGGGTTGTTCAATCATCTCGAGAGCGAATCGTGCGGACATATGCGATTTGAAAATGTTCAGAAACAGGTTGG CGAAGGGCTTAAAGGAGTCACCAGGAGCCAGCAT CGACCGAACAGCGACCCAACGGAAACGTGCCAGGAAGCTGGTGACTATCGTGGAATCATCCCCGATTTTGCTCGGTTCTTTATAGACACACAAACACCCAATCAAACACCCAATCAAACACCCAATCAAGAGCATGAACTTCAACACGTACATAAGACA GAGATTCAGTCCCGCTATTCCAGTGCTTTTCCAGGCATCAACGTTCTGCTGCTCAATAGGGCTATGGGAGCCAACGACGGCGTTGTTCGACACCCAGCTCCAGGGGGCTTTGTTGTCAAGCCAGGTTTTGCCTGCAACAGCCGATCCCAAGACGCGTTTTCAAGTGGGTACGGTAGCGACAAACCGATCTGA
- a CDS encoding lysozyme (transcript_id=CADANIAT00010396) codes for MPSTVNLLLSALPALPMALAACPGPDVNTATTDLMKAFESWEPDVYDDGYGNPTIGYGHLCSDWSCSDVAYDIPLSEEDGVKLFAEDIAVYQDGVVSALDSSVTLNDNQYGALVSWCYNVGAGAVAESTLAARLNAGEDPNTVAEEELIKWVYANGEVSEGLKRRRNAEIELFQTSSDGEALPVSC; via the exons ATGCCATCAACGGTTAATCTCCTCCTGTCCGCTCTCCCGGCCCTCCCCATGGCGCTGGCTGCCTGCCCAGGCCCTGATGTCAACACCGCAACGACAGATCTCATGAAGGCCTTTGAGAGCTGGGAGCCCGATGTCTACGATGACGGTTACGGGAACCCTACCATTGGATACGGCCACCTGTGCAGCGACTGGTCGTGCTCGGATGTCGCGTATGATATCCCTTTGTccgaagaggatggggtGAAGCTTTTTGCAGAGGATATTGCT GTCTACCAAGACGGCGTGGTCTCTGCCCTCGACTCCTCGGTTACCTTGAACGACAACCAGTACGGGGCCCTCGTCTCCTGGTGCTATAACGTCGGCGCGGGCGCCGTCGCCGAGTCGACCCTTGCGGCTCGCCTCAATGCCGGCGAGGATCCCAACACTGTGGCGGAAGAGGAACTGATCAAGTGGGTGTATGCGAACGGCGAGGTATCGGAGGGGCTGAAACGCAGACGTAATGCGGAGATTGAGCTTTTCCAAACCAGCAGTGATGGTGAGGCTCTGCCTGTTTCTTGCTGA
- a CDS encoding enoyl-CoA hydratase/isomerase family protein (transcript_id=CADANIAT00010399), whose protein sequence is MPSVYTHITLDITDQIGVIKLNRPSVLNSWNEAMLGEMISAFRELDQHERTVFTVLTGEGRFFSAGADIRQDIPKAPENATAAEKKLFYMRKFSRDHTKILVLALNGPGVGGGAAWFTGLADIILAVSGAYLQVPFNSLGLVPEFGAAQTFAQSIGVRRANDLLIFGRKCSVEELENWGLINRVFPAQGFVDQVLAYLQGQLEANDGGSMLETKRLTNGPLRAERMLGMIDAANALAERFVEGVPFERFARRNEELKMARKARSGKEKASL, encoded by the exons ATGCCATCAGTATACACCCATATTACACTCGATATCACCGACCAGATTGGAGTCATCAAG CTAAACAGACCGTCGGTCTTGAATTCCTGGAACGAGGCCATGCTCGGGGAGATGATCTCTGCGTTCCGCGAGCTAGATCAGCATGAACGAACAGTGTTTACTGTGCTGACCGGCGAAGGGAGGTTCTTTTCCGCTGGGGCTGATATTCGAC AAGACATTCCAAAAGCACCGGAAAATGCAACCGCCGCAGAGAAGAAACTGTTCTATATGCGCAAGTTCTCACGCG ACCACACCAAGATCCTCGTCTTAGCACTCAACGGCCCTGGCGTCGGCGGTGGTGCAGCCTGGTTCACTGGGCTAGCAGATATTATCCTCGCCGTCTCTGGCGCATACCTGCAAGTTCCGTTCAACAGCCTTGGACTGGTACCAGAGTTCGGTGCAGCGCAGACCTTTGCACAGAGCATTGGTGTGCGCCGCGCAAATGATCTTCTTATATTTGGGCGGAAGTGTTctgtcgaggagctggaaaaCTGGGGACTTATCAACAGGGTTTTTCCCGCACAGGGATTCGTGGATCAAGTGTTGGCTTATTTACAGGGACAATTAGAGGCTAATGATGGGGGAAGTATGCTTGAGACGAAGAGGTTGACGAATGGTCCTTTGAGGGCCGAACGAATGCTGGGAATGATTGATGCGGCGAATGCGCTGGCGGAGAGGTTTGTGGAAGGGGTTCCATTTGAGAGGTTTGCAAGGAGAAATGAAGAACTAAAGATGG CGAGAAAGGCCCGCAgcggcaaggagaaggcgtCTCTTTGA